The following are encoded in a window of Staphylococcus piscifermentans genomic DNA:
- a CDS encoding MgtC/SapB family protein, producing MMMFQLDLFLRIFISAICGATIGYERTVRLKSAGIRTHILVAAASALFLIISKYGFNDILHETNISLDPSRIGAQVVSGISFIGAGTILIRNQNVNGLTTAAGIWITSGIGMALGSGLYFIGIVSTILIVIIQYVFREDMLFKSIRLSESIKVHIQADYSQDIQNKITKIFLYHHVKNIQIHILKIDKDTITMNVIGKVSIRRSFEHNRLLEDLIQHDEIQMVR from the coding sequence ATGATGATGTTTCAATTAGATTTATTTTTACGTATTTTTATTTCGGCTATATGCGGCGCTACAATAGGATATGAGAGGACAGTGCGATTGAAATCAGCAGGTATAAGAACACATATACTTGTTGCTGCAGCTTCTGCCCTCTTTCTAATCATCTCTAAATACGGATTCAACGATATTCTACATGAAACTAATATCAGCCTGGATCCTTCACGTATTGGTGCTCAAGTTGTAAGCGGAATTAGTTTTATTGGTGCAGGTACCATCCTAATCAGAAATCAAAATGTCAATGGGCTAACTACAGCAGCAGGTATTTGGATAACATCAGGTATCGGAATGGCATTAGGTTCTGGTCTCTATTTTATCGGTATCGTTTCTACTATCTTAATAGTGATTATCCAATATGTGTTCAGAGAAGATATGCTCTTTAAATCTATTCGATTAAGTGAATCTATCAAAGTGCATATTCAAGCAGATTACTCCCAAGATATCCAAAATAAAATTACGAAAATATTTTTATATCACCATGTGAAAAATATACAAATTCATATCCTTAAAATTGATAAAGATACCATTACAATGAATGTGATTGGCAAAGTTTCAATTAGACGTTCATTTGAACACAATAGATTATTAGAAGATTTAATACAACACGATGAAATCCAAATGGTGAGATAG
- a CDS encoding CdaR family protein: protein MFENKWGLRFVAFVLALAFFLTVNNVFGNIFSSSALTQSTTRTIQNVPVEATYNSKELYASGIPENVDVQLKGSQSKVLKAQQSDDIKVELDLTKTKLGKHKVDYVIKGLDKDVEGTVNPKQANVNLEKKITREMTVQADVSNKDINSDYKIANEYVSPHKVKVIGGEHQVDDIAYLKATFKDNTNVSQDTTDTGEIVAFDKNLNKIDVITKPSNVNITVELKPYSKKVDIKKKVIGKANSNIKASDIDLSKQQVEIFGNREDLSDINEITGEINLSDFDNSDEAPVKLNIPDKVTNTNSSDINAYLSTH, encoded by the coding sequence ATGTTTGAGAACAAATGGGGGTTACGTTTTGTAGCATTTGTCTTAGCATTAGCCTTCTTTTTAACTGTGAATAATGTCTTTGGTAATATTTTCAGTTCTTCAGCGTTAACTCAAAGTACAACGCGAACAATACAAAATGTGCCAGTAGAAGCTACATATAATAGTAAAGAATTATACGCATCTGGCATACCTGAAAATGTAGATGTCCAATTAAAGGGTTCACAATCTAAAGTTTTAAAAGCACAACAGTCTGACGATATTAAAGTGGAACTAGATTTGACTAAAACAAAGCTAGGGAAACATAAAGTCGACTATGTTATTAAAGGATTGGACAAGGATGTTGAAGGTACTGTTAATCCTAAACAGGCTAATGTCAATCTAGAGAAAAAGATCACTAGAGAAATGACTGTTCAAGCTGATGTGAGCAATAAGGACATTAATTCAGATTACAAAATTGCAAATGAATATGTTTCTCCCCATAAAGTCAAAGTAATTGGCGGCGAACATCAAGTGGATGATATTGCGTATTTGAAAGCAACTTTCAAAGATAATACTAATGTTAGCCAAGATACGACAGACACTGGAGAAATTGTAGCCTTTGATAAAAATTTGAATAAAATCGATGTTATAACTAAACCGAGCAATGTTAATATAACTGTAGAACTGAAGCCATATAGCAAAAAAGTAGATATTAAGAAAAAAGTGATTGGTAAAGCAAACTCGAATATAAAAGCGAGTGATATTGATTTATCAAAGCAACAAGTTGAAATCTTTGGAAACAGAGAAGACTTAAGTGATATCAATGAAATTACAGGTGAAATCAATCTTTCTGATTTCGATAATTCTGATGAAGCACCTGTAAAATTGAATATTCCTGACAAAGTGACAAATACAAATTCAAGTGATATCAATGCATATTTATCGACACACTAA
- the glmM gene encoding phosphoglucosamine mutase, producing the protein MGKYFGTDGVRGVANKELTPELAFKLGRYGGYVLAHNEDKKHPQVLVGRDTRVSGEMLESALIAGLISIGAEVMRLGVISTPGVAYLTKEMDAELGVMISASHNPVADNGIKFFGSDGFKLSDDQESEIEALLDEANPDLPRPVGNEIVHYSDYFEGAQKYLSYIKSTVDVNLDGLKIALDGANGSTSQLAPFLFGDLEADTEVIGCSPDGYNINDGVGSTHPEALAKTVVETESDFGLAFDGDGDRLIAVDEKGNIVDGDQIMFIIGQEMAKNQELNDNMIVSTVMSNLGFYKALEAEGIQSNKTKVGDRYVVEEMRKGNYNLGGEQSGHIVLMDYNTTGDGLLTGVQLAAVIKLTGKSLSELAGQMKKYPQSLINVRVTDKHGVTDNADVKAEMDRVEADMNGEGRILVRPSGTEPLVRVMVEAATDEKAQNYAQQIADVVEEKMGLDQ; encoded by the coding sequence ATGGGCAAATATTTTGGGACTGACGGTGTAAGAGGCGTAGCAAATAAAGAACTTACGCCTGAACTTGCTTTCAAATTAGGAAGATATGGAGGTTATGTTTTAGCACATAATGAAGATAAAAAACATCCGCAAGTACTCGTTGGACGTGATACACGAGTTTCTGGCGAAATGTTGGAATCTGCGCTTATTGCAGGACTAATTTCTATCGGTGCCGAAGTAATGAGATTAGGTGTTATTTCTACACCTGGTGTTGCTTATCTAACTAAAGAAATGGATGCAGAACTAGGAGTAATGATTTCTGCTTCACATAACCCAGTTGCGGATAATGGTATTAAATTCTTTGGATCAGATGGATTTAAATTATCTGACGATCAAGAAAGTGAAATTGAAGCATTATTGGATGAAGCAAATCCTGACTTACCTCGTCCAGTGGGTAATGAAATTGTACATTACTCTGATTACTTTGAAGGTGCTCAAAAATATTTAAGTTATATTAAATCAACAGTGGATGTTAATTTAGATGGACTTAAAATTGCATTGGACGGCGCAAATGGTTCTACTTCACAACTTGCTCCATTTTTATTTGGAGATTTAGAAGCAGATACAGAAGTGATAGGCTGCAGCCCAGATGGTTACAATATCAATGACGGCGTAGGTTCGACGCATCCTGAAGCATTAGCGAAAACAGTAGTAGAAACAGAAAGTGACTTTGGTTTAGCCTTTGACGGTGACGGAGATCGCTTAATTGCTGTAGATGAAAAAGGAAACATTGTAGATGGTGACCAAATTATGTTTATTATTGGGCAAGAAATGGCTAAAAACCAAGAACTCAATGATAATATGATTGTTTCTACAGTAATGAGCAACCTTGGATTCTATAAAGCATTAGAAGCTGAAGGTATTCAATCCAATAAAACTAAAGTTGGCGATCGTTATGTTGTAGAAGAAATGCGCAAAGGTAATTATAACCTTGGTGGCGAACAATCCGGTCATATTGTATTAATGGATTACAATACGACAGGTGATGGATTGCTTACAGGCGTACAATTAGCTGCAGTAATCAAATTAACAGGAAAATCATTAAGTGAGCTTGCAGGACAAATGAAAAAATATCCTCAATCATTGATTAATGTACGTGTTACTGATAAACATGGCGTTACAGATAACGCAGATGTTAAAGCAGAAATGGACCGTGTAGAAGCTGATATGAATGGAGAAGGACGTATCTTAGTTCGTCCATCAGGCACTGAACCATTAGTGCGTGTCATGGTAGAAGCAGCTACAGATGAAAAGGCTCAAAATTATGCACAGCAAATTGCTGATGTAGTAGAAGAAAAAATGGGCTTAGATCAATAA